A window of Fusarium musae strain F31 chromosome 1, whole genome shotgun sequence genomic DNA:
TCGTCCCGCCGTGCCGACCTGATGCAGATGCTGGCTTTCTTATCATGGCGCCGGGAGATTGGGTCCCCATGTCTGGATCGAATTGTGTCTGTACGACgactgttcttcttgagacGGGTATTGTGCCCATGGTTGAGCCTGTTAGTATTGTGAAGTTGGACACAGCTGCGGGGTTGGTGGTTGCGACGGCAGAGTGTGAGAATGGGAAGTGCAGATCCGTTTCTTTTGATAACGTCCCAGCGTTTGTTTATGCTCTTGATAAAGAGATCGACGTTCCTGGGCTGGGAACCGTGGTGGTGGATATTGCATATGGAGGACAGTGGTACGTCCTCGTCAAAGCAGAAGCGCTGGGTCTTCGAGTGGAAACAGTCAATGCCGATCGTCTCATCGATTTCGGCAAGAGATTGAAACAAGCAGTCTTGGCGAACTGCATGCCCACGCACCCAGAAAACCCAGCTATCTGCGGTATCAACAACGTCATCATCACAGAGCCTTTGGAAGACGGGCAAGAAGGCAAGACTGTCAAGCACACTGTTGTTGTCACGCCGGGAAGATTGGATAGGAGTCCTTGTGGAACGGGGAGTTCGTCGCGTCTTGCTATTCTGCATGCGAGGGGTCTTATTGAGGAGGGAGAGTCGGTCAAGTTTAGGAGTATTATTAACACGGAGTTTGTGGGGAAGATTAGAGGGACGACCAAGGTTGGGGAGCTGGATTCGGTGCTGCCGACTGTCAAAGGAAGGGCTTGGATCACGGGTGAGAAGAATGTGCATCTTGATCCGGAGGATCCTTTTCCCACTGGGTTTTTACTTTAGATAGAGAATTATGACATACCACACTATCAATCTTGACGATGAGTTATATTTCTAATAGATTAGAGAGATAAAGGCGATGTCTTGTGTAATTTCGGCATGAGAATCGACCGGTTTTATGATGTTTTTGGCTGTCTTTAATTCTGGTTCGAAATTGAAAGATATATGCTCACCAATGATGTTGAACGGGGAGGAAATTCATGAGAAAGGTGACGTATTATAAATAACATGCTGAATAACAGTGTTCGGAGTTGACCTCACAGCTTCGCCCGAGTCTTATCGGTGACCTTCtccacaagctcaaccaccCCCTCAGCACACCCATAAGACCCCATATAGCCCCATCCCGAATGCCCATAATTATGAATAACCCACGTCTCATCGTCcaacctctcctcctccagcctcAAACCCCCCTTTCTATAAGGTCTAAGCCCAACACCATGCCGGATAACACTCAGCCCCGTAATCCCCTTTCCACCAGCAATGTCCGGGCAAAGGTCTACAATCCTCTGCATGATCCTATTCGCAGTATTCGGATCAGGCTGTGTATCCCAATTCCCAATCTGATACGTCCCACCAATTACCGTACCGCCACCAGCTGCTCGTTGCATAGCGTAGATCTCCTCACCGCTTTCGTCAAGGGCGCTAGAACACATGAAGAGCGGTAGATTTTTAGGTGTTTCGTTGCGAACGAGGACGATTTGACCTCGTGCTGGTGCGACGGTTGTATCTTGCACGCCTCCGAGCTTAAGAGATCCAAGACCAGTGGCGTTGACGATGATATTAGCCTTTTCACCCGTGTGGCTGAGAAACTTGGCCTCGTTGATGTGAGTTAGGATAGCGCGCTTTACGACGACGCCGTATTTGAGGCATTGGCCGAGAAGCCAGGGGAGATAGATGGCTGTGTTGATGCAGACTCCTTGGTATTGGAAACCAGAGTCGTAGCCTGTCGCTACTTCGGATGGGTGGTTGTTTCGGAAGTCGTTGAATATTTCTTTGAACCATGGGTTTTCGGCGTAGAAATGGGCTGAGAAGCCTGATTTGGCGGACTCTGTGTCTTTGTTCCGACGGAGGACATGTGTTGCTTTTAATGTTAGCTGGTTCAGTCTCCGTAATTGTTACGAGAACCTACTCTGGAAATGAATGCCCGCTTCAGGGGTCTCCTCGACAAGTTTCTTCAGAGCGATCCACGTTCGTCGCTCCCAGCGACTTGCGTCTTTAGGCGATAAGCTTGAAAATGTTAGTATACCAGCCTTCAGAGTGGTCAGTAGTTGACTCACGGGATGACATTGGCTCCAGCCCATGGCGAGGCATACTCGGCGTCATAGTCACCGGGCATATGTTTTCCAACGACAGTGACTTTGTTACCCTCTTTGGCCAGCAACAACGCTGAAGTGAGGCCAATTACACCAGCACTAGAGATCGTTAGCTTAAGTCTCAGTTACTGATTGAATATCTCACCCGATAACGACAACGGTATTTGTCATGTTGGAAATTATGTAATTTTAAGTATCATTCGAGAAGACTATGAAGATTGTGATATTTGACCTGTAGCTTAGGCAGCGTGAATTTAAGTGATAGATAGTCATTTCGCTGCATTGTAACTCGTCATTTGTGATTGGTCACTTCGCGGACGCATGCCTATCTCAGTAGAGTGGAGCTATTCATATACGAGCCGCTTCCTAGATAGTAACTGGGGTAGACTCGTTATCTGAAAGTACTAATTCAGTAAGGCGTGAACTCAAAAGAAGTTCATTCTCGCGCTGGCTTGCCAAGTTGAATGTATAAAGCTGTCGCGTGACTGTAGTGAACATCGCATGGTGTTCTAGACCCAGGCCTCAGAGAGAAAGGAACTTCCGGCCTTGAAGTGAGGTGTCAAAAAAAGCATCTGGTCCAAGGCTCACCAATTCTAGACCAAACTGATTCCGATATAATCACTTAGAGCGGGATAGATGTCGTCGGGTTTCTTGGCTCTCCTGGCCAGGATAATAGAAGCCGTTGTCAGGTAAATCGCTAATGAAATGTAACATGTCAAACTCCGCATTTCACCGCTCTCTCTCCACTTCAGCGCCCTTCACCTCTGCGCTTACTTGAGTTACTGTGTTGACTTTTGATATGGCTACAACGCCGAGATTCAGCATCGAAGGTATTCTCACCAACGTTAGGGGCGATAATCACAATGCACAATTCTCCGTCCGCCGGAATGGAAGAGTATTCTACATCACCGTCTCACCCACTAACTTCATTAACTCTCCCAACATGACCAAGAAGTACATGCCATATCTCGAAGTCCTCGAGTCACGCGAGGAGGTCATCGGCGACATCTATGATACCGACGTCTACAAATGGGTCATGGCTCCGTTTGAACCTCTTCTACTTGAACTCGCGCCTCCACCAGAATGTGACCCCAAAGACATCAGAATCACCCTAGAAAAGCATATATTTCCGGAGTTTCTTGTCTTTGAACTAGATATCGTCGACGAAAAGCTATGTCCTCGACGGGTCGCAGTCGAGGAGTCCCTGTACGTCCATCATTTATACGCTTTGACGATGACTTCCTGGATGACTTGGAGACTTGGTCCGCCTTCTATGATCCCGCCGGAATAACTTTAAGCTTCGAAAATCCCGAGGATGCGCTTTTCGAGCCGCCTAATAAGGTTCTCATCGATAACTGTAGGACCGaatgcttcttcaagccaagCGACTCTGGAGTACAGACTAGACGCGAACTTGAGACGTATAAAATGATCCAGGTAGCTGGGTTGGACTCACAGTTTAATCTATGTCGCATTTACGGCGTTGTATTAGATGAATATGAATTCATTCTTGGAGTTTTGTTAACCTATATCGATCATCGGGGTTGTCCGTTGTCAACTAAGATCACTCCTGGGGAACCAGACAATCCTCCGCATGAAGTGAAACAACGATGGATGGAACagattgaggctgctgtcTCGGGCTTGCATGGCGCTGGTATGGTCTGGGGAGATGTCAAGGCAGATAATGTCTTGATAGGTCAGGATAATAATGCGTGGGTCACGGATTTCGGTGGAGGCTATACTAAGGGCTGGGTTGATAAGGAGGTGGCGGAAACTATGGAAGGGGACCGGATGGGTATGGTGAGGTTAAGAGAGTTTATCTTTCCAGCTGCATTATAGGCGGAGCTAATGAAAGCTCATGCTGAATCACGAGGATTGCAGAGGGATATAGGACCCCGGGATAACCTCGATGCTATGGCAAAGCGGCTTCAGCACAATTTTTATCCGTATCACCAACCACCGTCCCACTCAAAGAAAAGTTCAACTTGGTATGATAATTaattcttcttcagcaactAGTCAGCTACTGCAACCTCCCATATCCCTTTCACATAGTCATCCTCAGAAAAGTCCAAGGGCCATGCAATATTCAACAACACCCTCCTTGCGTCCTCCCACTTCTCTAACTTCATATCTCGACTCTGTTCCTTTACAATCCTCTCAAAAAACGGCCTCAAACCAGGTTCTCGCTCCATATCCCCTAGTTTCTCATGAAAATAAAGACTCATCAATCCCAGAAGCGATTCCCAGAACAACAGCTCTGCAATCTCTACCGTATTTGTCTTCTGAAGAGCAAAGGTGAGATCGCGTTGGAATATCCTCATGCTACAGAGGTATATCTCCTTTGTGAAAGGGCGCCAGAGAACAACTACTTGTTCTAGGAATAACTCTGCTGCGATGACCAATCCGCACCATGAAGTCTTTTGCTCAGCTTCTGAAGTCACTTCATGTTCATGATTGGTAGGTGTAATTGAGGTTTGGTGCGACTCAAGAACTGCGTCGTAAACTCGAGCAGCTGCACCGGTTCTCCAGAAGTCATCGTGTATCTTTTGAGCTTCTGTGAGGTTGTAGAATTCGTCGTTGACTTGACGAAGACTATTCACTATTGACGCTTTGTAGACGTCAGAGAGCCTTGCGCCGATGTCAGGTAGTATGAAGAATGTTGAGAAGAGGCGTATGGCTTTGAGTTTGAGGCAGTGTAGGTACTGTCCTTCTGATTTGTACCATTTGTGCATGAGGCGCATGGGATGAGAGACTGAGAGGGTGTTCTTTTCTTCGGTTGCCTCTTCAGCGCGGAGGATGCCATGAAGAACGGTCTGCACGCCGTGGATGAAGGTGGAAGTTCTGGGATGTTAGTGAACGCCAGCTTTAGTCTGAGTGA
This region includes:
- a CDS encoding hypothetical protein (EggNog:ENOG41), which encodes MTNTVVVIGAGVIGLTSALLLAKEGNKVTVVGKHMPGDYDAEYASPWAGANVIPLSPKDASRWERRTWIALKKLVEETPEAGIHFQTTHVLRRNKDTESAKSGFSAHFYAENPWFKEIFNDFRNNHPSEVATGYDSGFQYQGVCINTAIYLPWLLGQCLKYGVVVKRAILTHINEAKFLSHTGEKANIIVNATGLGSLKLGGVQDTTVAPARGQIVLVRNETPKNLPLFMCSSALDESGEEIYAMQRAAGGGTVIGGTYQIGNWDTQPDPNTANRIMQRIVDLCPDIAGGKGITGLSVIRHGVGLRPYRKGGLRLEEERLDDETWVIHNYGHSGWGYMGSYGCAEGVVELVEKVTDKTRAKL
- a CDS encoding hypothetical protein (EggNog:ENOG41) produces the protein MPLKSHELFNYCLLSMAKPLSHLSQSITKSDPEALRNAILMAATHFTFKVGSLEAFEHTFLFHRIETVRLVKKWLASGDVKLSAAITKQIATLAYTEFCSGDMQMAAKHLNVIYALPCQTADPSNVNGKTCDQELSDRYFVLTSTFIHGVQTVLHGILRAEEATEEKNTLSVSHPMRLMHKWYKSEGQYLHCLKLKAIRLFSTFFILPDIGARLSDVYKASIVNSLRQVNDEFYNLTEAQKIHDDFWRTGAAARVYDAVLESHQTSITPTNHEHEVTSEAEQKTSWCGLVIAAELFLEQVVVLWRPFTKEIYLCSMRIFQRDLTFALQKTNTVEIAELLFWESLLGLMSLYFHEKLGDMEREPGLRPFFERIVKEQSRDMKLEKWEDARRVLLNIAWPLDFSEDDYVKGIWEVAVAD